One genomic region from Candidatus Endomicrobiellum trichonymphae encodes:
- the rpmI gene encoding 50S ribosomal protein L35, which yields MKQHSGAKKRFKVTGKGKVKYKKPGQRHLLTGDSGNQNRKARKPAIVTKSDMKTMKKIMSYSF from the coding sequence ATGAAACAGCACAGCGGTGCAAAAAAACGCTTTAAAGTTACAGGAAAAGGAAAGGTTAAATATAAGAAGCCAGGGCAGAGACATCTTTTGACTGGGGATTCCGGGAACCAAAACAGAAAAGCAAGAAAACCTGCCATAGTTACAAAATCGGATATGAAAACGATGAAAAAGATTATGTCGTACAGTTTTTAG
- a CDS encoding DNA adenine methylase, translating into MRFNSGGKFNRKYFKNDFVYLDSPYLIAASEYNKLWNEKSEEYLLRILDGLNEQGVRFALSNIMYYKGSKNNMLLSWMEKYNT; encoded by the coding sequence TTGCGGTTTAACAGCGGAGGAAAGTTTAATAGGAAATATTTTAAAAATGATTTTGTTTATTTGGATTCTCCATATTTAATAGCTGCGAGTGAATACAATAAATTGTGGAATGAAAAATCAGAAGAATATTTGTTGAGGATTTTGGATGGGTTAAATGAACAAGGTGTGAGATTTGCATTGTCAAACATTATGTATTACAAAGGAAGTAAGAACAATATGTTGCTAAGTTGGATGGAAAAATATAATACTTAA
- the infC gene encoding translation initiation factor IF-3, protein MTSFVRGGFVENRKFRINQFIKVPEVRLVDFDGTMIGVIKTADALAKAQAKDLDLVEISPQANPPVCRIINFSKFKYEMEKKEKEARKKQKIFHIKEVRIRPRISDHDLEVKIKHAREFIDGGDKVQLTALFSGREMQHKDLGIKIMERIKESLADIACPERKVYSMGMRIFLTLVPKNKIK, encoded by the coding sequence TTGACAAGTTTTGTCAGGGGAGGATTCGTAGAAAACAGAAAATTTCGTATAAACCAGTTTATCAAAGTGCCGGAGGTAAGACTTGTTGATTTTGATGGGACAATGATAGGAGTAATAAAAACAGCCGATGCTTTAGCAAAAGCGCAGGCAAAAGATTTGGATTTAGTGGAAATTTCTCCGCAGGCAAACCCGCCTGTATGTAGAATAATTAACTTCTCTAAATTCAAGTATGAGATGGAGAAAAAAGAGAAAGAAGCCAGAAAAAAACAAAAAATCTTTCATATTAAAGAAGTCAGAATAAGACCCCGTATCAGCGACCATGATTTGGAAGTTAAAATTAAACATGCCAGGGAATTTATTGATGGAGGAGATAAAGTGCAACTTACGGCTTTATTTTCCGGAAGAGAAATGCAACACAAAGATTTGGGAATTAAAATTATGGAAAGAATAAAAGAATCTTTGGCTGATATTGCGTGTCCCGAAAGAAAAGTTTATTCAATGGGTATGAGGATATTTTTGACTTTGGTCCCCAAAAATAAAATAAAATAA
- a CDS encoding potassium transporter TrkG, whose translation MFFLELIITGVLLLSLPAARSFSGFSFITNLFTSVSAVCVMGLSVVSIGEYYSKFGQIVILILVQLGGIGYMLVSTSITLLFGKIALKDRRIMI comes from the coding sequence TTGTTTTTTCTTGAACTTATAATAACAGGCGTATTACTTTTGTCGCTTCCTGCCGCGCGCAGTTTCAGCGGTTTTTCTTTTATTACAAATTTATTTACATCTGTTTCAGCTGTATGCGTTATGGGTCTTTCAGTCGTAAGTATTGGTGAATATTATTCAAAGTTCGGACAGATAGTTATTTTAATTCTCGTGCAGCTTGGCGGTATAGGGTATATGCTTGTTTCCACCTCTATTACGCTGCTGTTTGGTAAAATAGCTTTGAAAGACAGACGCATAATGATTTGA
- the rplT gene encoding 50S ribosomal protein L20, which yields MRAKSVVYTRQRKKKIFRLAKGSYATKKNRWRMVIQQVERSLNYAYTGRKDNKANFRTLWIVRLNAAVREEGISYNRFIFGLKKANVAIDRKMLAEIAVNDNTAFKQLVEVVKAA from the coding sequence ATGCGTGCGAAAAGTGTTGTGTATACAAGACAAAGAAAGAAAAAAATATTCAGACTTGCAAAAGGATCTTATGCAACAAAAAAAAACCGTTGGAGAATGGTAATCCAGCAGGTAGAAAGATCTCTTAATTATGCTTATACCGGAAGAAAGGACAATAAGGCAAATTTCAGAACTCTTTGGATAGTACGTCTTAATGCTGCAGTAAGAGAAGAAGGAATTTCTTATAATAGATTTATTTTCGGGCTTAAGAAAGCCAATGTTGCAATAGACAGAAAGATGCTTGCAGAAATAGCGGTAAACGATAATACTGCATTTAAACAGCTGGTTGAAGTTGTGAAAGCTGCATAG
- a CDS encoding type III pantothenate kinase, giving the protein MFLALDIGNTNITVGLFAMKDKKVLPEPLKVWIMSTVKERTFDEYATLLMNMLFYDGFDAKQLSNFAVASVVPSLNPVFEELIKKYFGKKTFFVNSKNCGGLVFAAGNSKETGADRIANVVAAYSVYVDSCIVIDFGTATTFDCINSEGIYIGGAIAPGPSISARLLNLKTEQLPRVEVKKPLKSIGLTTVECMQSGLYFGYTGLVKELIARIKNEMKIKHIIATGGLAGLMFDEIEEIEIILPYLTLSGVRIVWEKVI; this is encoded by the coding sequence ATGTTCTTAGCGTTAGACATTGGCAACACAAATATAACTGTTGGTTTGTTTGCCATGAAAGACAAGAAAGTTTTACCTGAACCGTTGAAAGTTTGGATAATGTCAACTGTAAAAGAGCGGACTTTCGACGAATATGCAACATTGCTTATGAATATGCTTTTTTATGACGGTTTTGACGCAAAACAACTAAGCAATTTTGCGGTTGCAAGCGTTGTTCCGTCGTTAAATCCTGTTTTTGAAGAACTTATAAAAAAATATTTTGGAAAAAAAACGTTTTTTGTGAACTCAAAAAACTGCGGCGGACTTGTTTTTGCGGCGGGAAATTCTAAAGAAACCGGCGCTGACAGAATTGCCAATGTTGTTGCTGCATATTCTGTTTATGTCGATAGCTGTATTGTTATTGATTTCGGTACGGCAACAACTTTTGATTGCATAAATTCTGAAGGAATATATATCGGTGGGGCGATAGCTCCAGGGCCGTCAATTTCAGCGCGGTTGCTTAACTTAAAAACAGAGCAGCTTCCGCGTGTGGAAGTGAAAAAACCTTTAAAATCAATAGGACTTACAACCGTTGAATGCATGCAGTCAGGACTTTATTTTGGTTATACGGGGCTGGTAAAAGAACTTATTGCAAGAATAAAAAATGAAATGAAAATAAAGCATATAATTGCCACCGGCGGTTTAGCTGGACTTATGTTTGACGAAATAGAAGAAATAGAAATTATTTTGCCGTATTTGACTTTATCTGGAGTACGAATTGTATGGGAAAAAGTAATTTAA
- a CDS encoding AlwI family type II restriction endonuclease — MFNKKASKDEILKIVEQLLRLEFLISLAILKKLKNVTVKPNFVSDDEGLPTSFASGGKPDIEYFENDDTVLVEVTITTYKRIFFCS, encoded by the coding sequence TTGTTTAATAAGAAAGCTTCAAAAGATGAAATTTTAAAGATTGTTGAACAACTGTTGAGATTAGAATTTTTAATTTCTCTTGCTATTCTTAAAAAGCTTAAAAATGTTACGGTAAAACCGAATTTTGTTTCAGATGATGAAGGACTTCCTACAAGTTTTGCTTCTGGAGGTAAGCCTGATATTGAATATTTTGAGAATGATGATACGGTTTTGGTGGAAGTGACTATAACAACATATAAAAGAATCTTTTTCTGTTCATAG